In the Chlorobium limicola DSM 245 genome, one interval contains:
- a CDS encoding DUF4349 domain-containing protein, whose protein sequence is MKTPFRYLLSLFLLFVMTACSGQDKQYEAATSDMPAAGSAVESRVAAESPVAPSPEVAAEDVSAGSTQPAAIPQVAQQIIREGQAVFETSDLKKTKTWIESLVRSHKAYVSNDEQNKGSDRIEQRMTLRIPADRFDAFLGDLEKGVVRFDSKSITATDVTEEFIDISQRLKVKKATEERYIALLAKAASVHDVLETEKYISEVRSEIESLEGRLKYLKNRIGLSTLTVTFYQLKPEMQGFASRFGVAFSEGWNNFLSFLLGAISLWPFLIAGAAIIGVVRLLLKLRK, encoded by the coding sequence ATGAAAACACCGTTCAGATATCTCCTCAGCCTGTTTCTCCTGTTTGTCATGACGGCCTGCAGCGGACAGGACAAACAGTACGAGGCTGCGACCTCCGACATGCCGGCAGCCGGATCGGCTGTGGAGAGCAGGGTGGCAGCCGAGTCGCCTGTGGCGCCCTCTCCCGAGGTCGCAGCCGAGGACGTCAGCGCAGGATCGACGCAACCGGCCGCTATTCCTCAGGTCGCCCAGCAGATCATTCGCGAAGGGCAGGCCGTTTTCGAAACCTCCGACCTCAAAAAGACGAAAACATGGATAGAGAGCCTTGTCAGGAGTCACAAGGCGTACGTTTCCAATGACGAGCAGAACAAGGGTTCGGACCGCATCGAGCAGCGCATGACGCTCAGGATTCCCGCCGACAGGTTCGACGCCTTTCTCGGCGACCTCGAAAAAGGAGTCGTCCGGTTCGACAGCAAGAGCATCACCGCTACCGACGTCACCGAAGAGTTCATCGATATCTCCCAGAGGCTCAAGGTCAAGAAAGCCACCGAGGAACGCTATATCGCCCTGCTTGCAAAAGCCGCTTCGGTGCACGACGTACTTGAAACCGAAAAGTATATCTCGGAGGTTCGTTCTGAAATCGAATCTCTCGAAGGGCGCCTCAAATACCTCAAGAACCGCATCGGCCTCAGTACCCTCACCGTCACCTTCTACCAGCTCAAACCCGAAATGCAGGGCTTCGCATCCCGCTTCGGCGTCGCCTTCAGCGAAGGGTGGAACAACTTCCTTTCGTTTCTGCTCGGCGCCATCTCTCTCTGGCCGTTCCTCATTGCCGGCGCGGCGATTATCGGGGTTGTCAGGTTACTTTTGAAACTGAGGAAGTGA
- a CDS encoding B12-binding domain-containing radical SAM protein: MKLLLLYPEFPDTFWSFKHALKFVRKNASLPPLGLVTVAAMLPETWQQKLVDLNVRPLKPDDLAWADMVFISAMGVQQESARDLIARCGEAGITVVAGGPLFTTGYEQFPEVDHFVLNEAELTLPLFLEDLKNGCAKKRYATAEFPDITRTPSPKWELLDMQKYASMAIQFSRGCPYQCDFCNVTTLFGHKIRTKTTTQIITELERLRGMGWRDSVFFVDDNFIAHKSYLKKELLPELIAWRESNGISTKFYTECSINLADDAELMDLMARAGFNQVFIGIETPDDNALQACGKQHNRSRNMLENIRRIQNAGMEVQGGFIVGFDSDTPSIFQKQIEFIQKSGIVTAMVGVLQALPGTKLYERMKSEGRLLHNSSGDNADSNTNIIPAMDPEMLKKGYREMMNHLYAPKHYYKRIRTLLKEYRAPVGQIRSRFRMSQLMAFARSTVVLGIIGKERFQYWKILIWTFFNRQQSLPLAVTLAIYGHHFRKVCRLHLKDARQPTE; encoded by the coding sequence ATGAAACTTCTCCTGCTCTATCCTGAATTTCCAGACACATTCTGGAGCTTCAAGCATGCACTCAAATTCGTCAGAAAAAACGCTTCGCTTCCGCCGCTCGGCCTTGTAACCGTAGCGGCCATGCTTCCCGAAACCTGGCAGCAAAAACTGGTGGATCTGAACGTCCGTCCGTTGAAACCGGACGATCTCGCCTGGGCGGATATGGTCTTTATCAGCGCCATGGGCGTTCAGCAGGAATCAGCCCGTGACCTGATCGCGCGATGCGGGGAGGCAGGCATCACCGTGGTAGCCGGAGGCCCGCTCTTCACAACCGGATACGAACAGTTTCCTGAAGTAGATCACTTTGTGCTGAATGAAGCCGAGCTGACCCTGCCGCTTTTTCTCGAAGATCTGAAAAACGGCTGCGCAAAAAAACGTTACGCTACAGCAGAGTTCCCTGATATTACCCGAACCCCTTCGCCGAAATGGGAACTGCTCGATATGCAGAAATACGCATCGATGGCCATCCAGTTTTCGCGCGGCTGCCCCTACCAGTGCGATTTCTGCAATGTCACCACCCTGTTCGGCCATAAAATCCGCACCAAAACCACGACACAGATCATAACCGAGCTCGAAAGACTCCGCGGCATGGGATGGCGCGACAGCGTCTTTTTTGTGGACGACAACTTCATCGCTCATAAATCGTACCTGAAAAAGGAACTGCTTCCTGAACTGATAGCATGGAGAGAGTCCAACGGCATTTCGACAAAATTCTATACCGAATGCTCCATCAATCTGGCCGACGACGCCGAACTCATGGATCTTATGGCTCGTGCCGGGTTCAATCAGGTCTTCATCGGCATTGAAACCCCCGACGACAATGCGCTGCAGGCATGCGGCAAACAGCATAACAGATCGAGAAACATGCTGGAGAACATCCGGCGAATACAGAACGCAGGCATGGAGGTACAGGGTGGATTCATTGTCGGTTTCGACAGCGATACTCCGTCGATTTTCCAGAAACAGATCGAGTTCATCCAGAAAAGCGGCATCGTAACCGCCATGGTCGGCGTCCTGCAGGCGCTTCCCGGAACGAAACTCTACGAGCGCATGAAGAGCGAAGGTCGGCTGCTGCACAATTCAAGCGGCGACAATGCGGACAGCAACACCAACATCATTCCGGCAATGGACCCCGAGATGCTGAAAAAAGGGTACAGGGAGATGATGAACCACCTCTACGCCCCGAAACATTACTATAAGCGCATTCGAACGCTCCTGAAGGAATACAGGGCGCCCGTCGGTCAGATCAGAAGCAGATTCAGAATGAGTCAGTTGATGGCTTTTGCCCGCTCAACGGTAGTACTCGGCATAATCGGAAAAGAGCGGTTCCAGTACTGGAAAATACTGATATGGACATTCTTCAACCGCCAGCAATCGCTGCCGCTTGCCGTAACACTTGCCATCTACGGCCACCATTTCCGCAAGGTCTGCCGTTTGCACCTGAAAGATGCCCGACAGCCGACGGAATAA
- a CDS encoding RNA recognition motif domain-containing protein: MNIYIGNLDYNVTESDLRETFGEFGEVSNASVITDKFTGRSKGFGFVEMPNNAEASEAISSLNDSDLNGRTIKVNEAKPREQRPISRPRY, encoded by the coding sequence ATGAACATTTACATTGGCAACCTTGATTACAACGTAACAGAATCTGACCTTCGCGAAACATTTGGCGAATTCGGTGAAGTTTCTAACGCGAGTGTGATCACCGATAAATTCACCGGACGTTCAAAAGGCTTTGGCTTTGTTGAAATGCCTAACAACGCAGAAGCTTCTGAAGCCATCTCTTCTCTGAACGACAGTGACTTGAACGGCAGAACCATCAAGGTAAACGAGGCAAAGCCACGCGAGCAGCGCCCGATTTCCCGCCCGAGGTACTAA
- a CDS encoding protoporphyrinogen/coproporphyrinogen oxidase, which produces MKEHEVIVVGGGISGLSLAYYSNKAGFKTVLLEKNSTVGGSFASPKYAASGKNFWLELGAHTCYSSYQNLLDIIEGCGVSDTIIPRAKVPFSLMIDGQVKSILSQLSIPELLMSAPNLFKLKKTGQSVKSYYSKIVGERNYADVVSHFFNAVPSQPTDDFPAEMMFKSREKRKDVLKNYTFREGLQSVAFAIAAQKGINIFTGMEVKGVRFENGKYIVRTASGDELTAPTLALAMPSALSSAMLSDVNPDIANHLGQLKAATVDSVGVIVRKENINLKPVAALISPGDVFFSAVSRDTVPDDNFRGFAFHFRPGLDEKVKRERITSVLGVSMSKIEHSDTRINTVPSLRMTHPQWLEKTNTLLADKKNLLLTGNYFGGMAIEDCVIRSKSESERLKR; this is translated from the coding sequence ATGAAGGAACATGAAGTTATTGTAGTCGGTGGAGGTATCAGTGGTTTAAGCCTTGCGTATTACAGCAATAAAGCAGGTTTTAAGACCGTTCTGCTTGAAAAGAACAGCACGGTCGGCGGTTCGTTCGCATCTCCGAAATATGCCGCTTCCGGAAAAAATTTCTGGCTTGAACTCGGAGCTCATACCTGCTACAGTTCCTACCAGAATCTTCTCGATATTATAGAAGGGTGCGGGGTGAGCGATACCATCATTCCGAGAGCGAAGGTTCCGTTTTCTCTCATGATCGACGGTCAGGTCAAGTCCATTCTTTCACAGCTCAGTATTCCCGAACTTCTCATGTCGGCCCCGAACCTCTTCAAGCTGAAAAAAACCGGGCAGAGCGTGAAGTCCTACTATTCGAAGATTGTCGGAGAGCGCAATTACGCAGATGTCGTCAGCCACTTTTTCAACGCGGTGCCTTCGCAGCCGACCGACGATTTCCCTGCCGAAATGATGTTCAAGAGTCGTGAAAAGAGAAAAGACGTTCTGAAAAATTATACCTTTCGGGAAGGGCTGCAGAGCGTGGCCTTTGCCATTGCCGCTCAGAAAGGCATCAATATTTTTACCGGCATGGAGGTTAAGGGTGTCCGGTTCGAAAACGGAAAGTACATCGTAAGAACAGCCAGCGGAGACGAATTGACCGCGCCAACGCTTGCGCTTGCAATGCCTTCGGCACTCTCTTCGGCCATGCTCAGCGACGTCAATCCGGACATCGCCAATCATCTGGGCCAGCTCAAGGCGGCAACGGTCGATTCCGTCGGCGTTATTGTCCGCAAGGAGAATATTAACCTCAAGCCGGTTGCGGCGCTTATCTCTCCGGGCGATGTGTTTTTTTCCGCCGTCTCCCGCGATACGGTGCCCGACGATAACTTCCGGGGGTTTGCTTTCCATTTCAGGCCGGGTCTGGATGAAAAAGTCAAACGGGAGCGCATTACCAGCGTTCTTGGAGTCAGCATGTCGAAAATCGAGCACAGCGACACCAGAATCAATACGGTACCTTCGTTGCGCATGACTCACCCTCAGTGGCTTGAAAAAACCAACACCCTGCTCGCCGATAAAAAGAACCTGCTTCTTACCGGCAACTATTTCGGCGGAATGGCTATTGAAGATTGTGTGATTCGTTCAAAAAGCGAGTCCGAACGTCTGAAACGATAG
- the aroA gene encoding 3-phosphoshikimate 1-carboxyvinyltransferase: MAVFKGEVTALPPDKSISHRAALIGSLSEGVTEITNFSAGFDNQSTLGVLHDAGIEVSQHEIDGAYGRRIRKVIISSRGLWSFTAPEKPLMCNNSGSTMRMFAGILAAQPFESELVGDSSLMKRPMKRVADPLRQMGAGVDLSPAGTAPVRIRGTRDLTPLEYRLPVPSAQVKSLVTFAALHADGETRIIESIRSRNHTELMLGLETIDRPDGERVIVIPGRKTIVARSFYIPADPSAACFIVALGLLGSNSEIIIRDVCLNPTRVEFIPLLTGAGADITIENSRIIGGETIGDILVRSTRTLKPLVISNPTVVAGVIDELPMLSVLSAFSSGEFELHNAEELRTKESDRINAIVVNLERLGFDCEQYPDGFRVIGRRCRPVGQVTVACFDDHRIAMSFAVAARATGEGIALSDSDVVGVSFPNFFEIIENLKA; this comes from the coding sequence ATGGCTGTTTTCAAAGGTGAAGTAACGGCACTGCCTCCCGACAAGTCAATCTCACACCGCGCGGCGCTTATCGGTTCCCTGTCCGAAGGTGTCACGGAAATCACCAATTTTTCGGCAGGCTTCGATAACCAGTCAACTCTTGGCGTATTGCATGATGCCGGTATCGAGGTTTCCCAGCATGAGATCGATGGCGCGTATGGACGTCGTATCAGAAAGGTTATCATCAGCTCACGCGGCCTCTGGAGCTTTACCGCTCCAGAAAAGCCGCTGATGTGCAACAACTCAGGCAGCACCATGCGGATGTTTGCCGGTATTCTCGCAGCCCAGCCCTTCGAGAGCGAACTTGTCGGCGACAGCTCGCTCATGAAGCGTCCCATGAAACGGGTCGCGGATCCTCTGCGCCAGATGGGCGCAGGCGTCGATCTCTCACCGGCAGGTACGGCACCGGTTCGCATCAGGGGCACCAGAGATCTCACTCCGCTCGAATACCGTCTTCCGGTTCCCTCGGCACAGGTGAAATCGCTCGTTACGTTTGCCGCCCTCCATGCCGACGGAGAAACGCGAATTATTGAATCGATCCGCTCACGCAACCATACAGAGCTGATGCTTGGTCTTGAAACCATCGACCGGCCCGATGGAGAACGGGTGATAGTCATTCCCGGAAGGAAAACCATTGTCGCCCGGTCATTTTACATTCCCGCCGATCCTTCGGCAGCCTGCTTCATCGTTGCTCTCGGTCTGCTGGGCAGCAACTCGGAAATCATAATCAGGGATGTCTGCCTCAACCCGACGCGAGTAGAATTCATTCCGCTGCTTACAGGTGCAGGAGCCGATATTACGATCGAAAACAGCCGTATTATCGGCGGCGAAACCATCGGGGATATACTCGTGCGCAGTACGCGTACATTGAAGCCTCTGGTTATCAGCAACCCGACGGTGGTTGCAGGGGTTATCGATGAACTGCCCATGCTTTCGGTACTCTCGGCCTTTTCGTCAGGAGAGTTTGAACTTCACAATGCCGAAGAGCTTCGCACGAAGGAGAGCGACCGGATCAATGCGATTGTGGTGAATCTTGAACGTCTTGGTTTCGATTGCGAACAATATCCTGACGGATTCAGGGTTATAGGCCGCAGATGCAGGCCTGTCGGGCAGGTTACCGTTGCATGCTTCGACGATCATCGGATCGCCATGAGCTTTGCCGTGGCAGCCAGAGCGACCGGTGAGGGCATAGCGCTTTCCGACAGTGATGTCGTCGGGGTTTCCTTTCCCAATTTCTTTGAGATCATCGAAAACCTGAAGGCCTGA
- the lptB gene encoding LPS export ABC transporter ATP-binding protein, whose translation MKSTLSCSGLKKIYNRREVVKSSTLEVKQGEIVGLLGPNGAGKTTTFYMIVGLVQPDGGKVMLDGRDITTLPMHKRARLGIGYLPQEASVFRKMTVENNILSVLEFTSLSKTERHEKAEKMLEDLNIANIRKSMGYALSGGERRRTEIARALALDPKFILLDEPFAGVDPIAVEDIQQIVEELTKRNIGVLITDHNVHETLSITSHAYLLFDGSIFMQGSPQEIADNPEARKYYLGEKFSLERY comes from the coding sequence ATGAAATCAACACTGAGCTGCAGCGGACTGAAAAAGATTTATAACAGACGCGAGGTTGTTAAAAGCTCGACGCTGGAAGTAAAACAGGGAGAAATCGTAGGGCTTCTCGGACCGAACGGCGCCGGCAAAACCACGACTTTTTATATGATTGTAGGGCTTGTGCAGCCTGACGGCGGTAAAGTCATGCTTGACGGCAGAGACATCACCACCCTGCCTATGCACAAACGCGCACGCCTCGGAATCGGCTACCTGCCTCAGGAAGCATCGGTGTTCCGCAAGATGACCGTTGAGAACAACATCCTCAGCGTTCTTGAGTTCACCTCCCTTTCAAAAACCGAACGGCATGAGAAAGCCGAAAAGATGCTCGAGGATCTGAACATAGCCAATATCCGGAAAAGCATGGGTTATGCTCTCTCCGGCGGAGAAAGGCGCCGTACTGAAATTGCCCGGGCTCTGGCGCTCGACCCGAAATTCATCCTGCTCGATGAACCCTTCGCAGGAGTGGATCCTATCGCTGTCGAGGATATACAACAGATTGTCGAAGAGCTGACAAAACGCAATATCGGGGTGCTCATCACCGATCATAACGTGCACGAAACGCTATCCATCACCAGCCATGCCTACCTGCTCTTCGACGGCAGCATCTTCATGCAGGGCTCCCCGCAGGAAATTGCCGACAACCCCGAAGCCCGCAAGTACTATCTTGGCGAAAAGTTCAGCCTTGAACGCTACTGA
- a CDS encoding alpha/beta fold hydrolase, with the protein MLTTQSTKGAEAGSDGYAVLLLHAFPLSAVMWNQQLRALEETGIAAVAPNAYGIEGSDEMPDWTFDGYARDLCAMLDDIGCRKASIVGLSMGGYQAFAFYRLFPERTASLVLCDTRAEADAPESAKQRQEFIEAVENGGPAEAIKRMMPNYFTPETRNANPSLVEHTAAMITEQSVIAITSAMKAIMKRDDATPLLSDIACPVLVLNGREDRLTTAQTAEYIAKAIPGAELELIQDAGHLSNMEQPDRFNRALLGHIDRVRSL; encoded by the coding sequence ATGCTGACAACTCAGAGTACCAAGGGCGCCGAAGCCGGATCTGACGGCTATGCCGTTCTGCTGCTGCATGCATTTCCTCTTTCAGCGGTAATGTGGAATCAGCAACTCCGGGCACTTGAAGAGACCGGTATTGCAGCCGTCGCGCCAAACGCATATGGCATAGAGGGTTCGGATGAGATGCCGGACTGGACGTTCGATGGGTACGCACGCGACCTCTGCGCCATGCTCGATGATATCGGCTGCAGAAAGGCCTCCATTGTCGGGCTCTCGATGGGTGGGTACCAGGCATTTGCGTTTTACCGGCTCTTTCCGGAGCGAACTGCATCGCTGGTGCTGTGCGATACCCGTGCTGAAGCCGATGCTCCCGAATCGGCAAAACAACGACAGGAATTCATCGAAGCAGTGGAGAACGGCGGCCCGGCAGAGGCCATAAAACGGATGATGCCCAACTATTTTACTCCTGAAACCCGCAACGCAAATCCGTCACTTGTTGAGCATACAGCGGCGATGATAACGGAACAGTCCGTAATCGCCATCACTTCGGCAATGAAAGCCATCATGAAACGGGATGATGCGACGCCGTTGCTGTCGGACATCGCCTGTCCGGTGCTCGTGCTGAATGGGCGTGAAGATCGTCTGACGACAGCGCAAACCGCAGAATATATCGCAAAAGCAATACCCGGAGCGGAACTGGAGCTGATTCAGGATGCAGGACATCTCTCGAACATGGAGCAGCCGGATCGGTTCAACCGTGCCCTGCTCGGTCACATCGACCGGGTCAGAAGCCTCTGA
- a CDS encoding FKBP-type peptidyl-prolyl cis-trans isomerase codes for MAQAKQGDTVKVHYTGTLDDGTMFDTSADRDPLQFTIGGGQVIPGFDIAVLGMEQGQIRTTVIEPDDAYGQHSGELVTEVARERFPADMELEVGQQLQVGLADGQQAIVMIVDLSDEAVTLDANHPLAGQQLTFEIELVEIV; via the coding sequence ATGGCTCAAGCCAAACAGGGAGATACCGTAAAAGTCCATTATACCGGGACGCTCGATGACGGCACCATGTTCGATACATCGGCTGATCGCGATCCGCTTCAGTTTACCATCGGCGGCGGACAGGTTATTCCTGGATTCGATATTGCCGTGCTCGGCATGGAGCAGGGCCAGATCCGCACTACCGTAATTGAGCCTGACGATGCCTATGGTCAGCACAGTGGAGAACTTGTGACGGAAGTCGCCCGCGAACGGTTTCCGGCCGATATGGAACTCGAGGTAGGCCAACAGCTTCAGGTCGGTCTTGCCGACGGGCAGCAGGCAATCGTGATGATTGTGGATCTTTCCGACGAAGCCGTAACGCTTGACGCCAATCATCCGCTTGCCGGACAGCAGCTGACCTTCGAGATAGAGCTTGTCGAGATTGTCTGA
- a CDS encoding mechanosensitive ion channel family protein, producing MIISELFRDIMLGTYLVPLLIILFSVLFYFVANSAFRKVIARIRVSIKESAVPFELLVWPFRLFTALIGLGAFLHYFPLSTDLKDPFRHILLIVSIIEFAWLLMRLIMVVEQFMLQHYSTTVRESEESRKITTHVSLARKILNVLIVLVAVSGVLMTFDTVRQVGLSILASAGIAGVIIGFAAQKSLSTLIAGIQIAITQPIRIDDVVVVEKEWGRIEEISLTYVVVQLWDQRRMIVPISWFIDRPFENWTRTSSELLGTVFIYTDYAIPLDQIRRELERIVAVSPYWDGRVVKMHVTNTTDKSVEIRALISAANSSDLWEIRCVVREQLIEFIRKNYPGDLPKVRMEMDQPASAAADEPA from the coding sequence ATGATCATATCCGAATTATTCCGGGATATCATGCTGGGCACCTATCTGGTGCCCTTGCTGATTATCCTGTTTTCCGTGCTCTTTTATTTCGTTGCGAACTCGGCTTTCAGAAAGGTTATAGCCCGAATCAGGGTATCGATAAAGGAGAGCGCAGTTCCTTTTGAACTGCTGGTCTGGCCCTTCAGGCTCTTTACCGCCCTCATCGGCCTCGGAGCATTTCTGCACTATTTTCCTCTTTCGACCGATCTGAAGGATCCGTTTCGTCATATCCTGCTCATTGTTTCCATTATCGAATTCGCCTGGCTGCTGATGCGTCTGATCATGGTTGTCGAACAGTTCATGCTGCAGCACTATTCCACAACCGTTCGTGAAAGCGAGGAATCCCGGAAAATCACGACGCATGTCAGTCTTGCCCGGAAAATCCTCAACGTACTGATTGTGCTCGTTGCCGTATCGGGTGTGCTGATGACTTTCGATACCGTGCGTCAGGTAGGACTGAGCATTCTCGCTTCGGCCGGTATTGCCGGAGTGATTATAGGTTTTGCCGCGCAGAAGAGCCTCAGCACCCTTATTGCCGGAATCCAGATTGCCATTACCCAGCCGATAAGGATCGATGATGTGGTTGTTGTTGAAAAAGAGTGGGGTCGGATCGAGGAGATTTCGCTCACCTATGTCGTTGTGCAGCTCTGGGACCAGCGCCGTATGATTGTGCCGATATCCTGGTTTATCGACCGACCTTTCGAGAACTGGACAAGAACTTCGTCCGAACTGCTCGGGACAGTTTTCATTTACACCGATTATGCCATTCCCCTCGATCAGATTCGCCGCGAACTCGAGCGTATCGTGGCCGTATCGCCATATTGGGATGGACGGGTAGTGAAGATGCATGTTACCAATACAACGGACAAATCTGTCGAGATTCGGGCGCTCATCAGTGCGGCTAATTCTTCGGATTTATGGGAGATTCGATGCGTTGTGCGTGAACAGCTGATCGAGTTCATCAGAAAAAACTACCCTGGCGATCTGCCGAAAGTAAGGATGGAAATGGATCAACCCGCATCTGCTGCAGCGGATGAGCCTGCGTAA
- a CDS encoding gamma carbonic anhydrase family protein translates to MGKVMPYKGVWPEIHESVFMTDGAFVIGDVHIGAQSSIWFNAVVRGDVCPIRIGEKCSVQDNVTLHVTHDTGPLHIGDCVTIGHGAVLHACTVQDYVLIGMGAVLLDDCVVEPWSIVAAGSLVKQGFTVPSGMLVAGVPARVIRPITDAERRNIEESPENYVRYSQNYRDAAEQA, encoded by the coding sequence ATGGGAAAAGTGATGCCTTATAAAGGGGTGTGGCCCGAAATTCATGAATCGGTGTTCATGACCGACGGAGCATTTGTGATTGGCGATGTGCATATCGGCGCGCAATCGAGCATCTGGTTCAATGCGGTGGTGCGTGGCGACGTCTGCCCTATCCGTATCGGGGAGAAGTGCAGCGTACAGGACAATGTCACGCTGCATGTGACGCACGATACCGGTCCGCTGCATATCGGCGATTGTGTTACCATCGGCCATGGGGCGGTGCTGCATGCCTGCACCGTGCAGGATTATGTGCTGATAGGCATGGGAGCGGTGCTGCTTGACGACTGCGTTGTGGAACCCTGGTCGATCGTTGCGGCGGGTTCATTGGTGAAGCAGGGCTTTACCGTGCCTTCGGGTATGCTGGTTGCCGGCGTGCCGGCCAGGGTGATCCGCCCGATAACCGATGCAGAGCGTCGAAACATCGAGGAGTCGCCTGAAAACTACGTGCGATACTCGCAGAACTACCGCGACGCAGCCGAACAGGCATAA
- a CDS encoding HD domain-containing protein: protein MIAEQFLFQAEGGFIRLPVWGHIALSNPLKHILAHPSFLRLKGIRQLSFSQQVYPGATHTRFEHSIGVYHLMKLILQRMVSNPLAVGLQNGRFRFDDGSCRLLLAASLLHDIGHYPHAHVIEEQIPAGSCGPVFSHHEDLCGRFIFQEQPGFPPIAEILHNEWKVDAKEVIALIEGTSTSGFGKLISGTLDPDKMDYLMRDAHHCNIPYGSIDIERLIESFVPDPERERFAITEKGIAPLESLLFAKYMMMRNVYWHHTGRALSAMLRRLLQAVIDGELLSGQQLESLFYDNADDRVLFELRTMLPQRVSGETLLLDDILQRRVYKRVVTIQPYTKNGMDERWFAYASDNSFCRQKEREICGFLSKRHNMNLSGLEVLIDPPSKKDIFDYNDLRELRVYPTRSEHLHYSLQLSSEYCRFDDFDESVFRSDFILSFERYTKKFRLLCRENIMEKVSESMNGVMEILQS from the coding sequence ATGATCGCTGAACAATTCCTGTTCCAGGCCGAAGGCGGATTCATCAGGCTGCCGGTATGGGGACATATCGCCCTGAGCAACCCTCTGAAGCATATTCTTGCCCATCCTTCGTTTCTGCGCCTGAAAGGCATACGGCAGTTATCGTTCTCCCAGCAGGTATATCCGGGAGCTACGCACACCCGTTTTGAACATTCGATCGGCGTGTACCATCTGATGAAACTGATTCTGCAGCGTATGGTGAGCAACCCGCTTGCCGTCGGACTGCAGAATGGGAGGTTCCGGTTTGACGACGGGAGCTGCCGTCTGCTTCTGGCTGCCAGCCTGCTGCATGATATAGGCCATTACCCGCATGCCCATGTGATCGAGGAACAGATTCCTGCCGGCAGTTGCGGCCCGGTGTTCTCGCATCACGAAGATCTTTGCGGAAGATTTATCTTTCAGGAACAACCGGGATTTCCCCCGATTGCCGAAATCCTTCACAATGAGTGGAAGGTTGATGCCAAAGAGGTGATCGCGCTGATCGAAGGCACCTCGACAAGCGGTTTCGGCAAATTGATCAGCGGCACCCTCGACCCTGACAAGATGGATTACCTGATGCGCGATGCGCACCACTGCAACATACCCTACGGAAGCATCGACATCGAACGGCTCATCGAGTCGTTTGTGCCGGATCCCGAACGTGAGCGGTTTGCCATTACTGAAAAAGGAATCGCGCCGCTTGAGAGCCTGCTGTTTGCCAAATACATGATGATGCGCAATGTGTACTGGCATCATACCGGCAGGGCGCTCTCAGCCATGCTCAGACGGCTGCTGCAGGCAGTAATCGATGGAGAGCTGCTGAGCGGACAACAGCTGGAATCGCTCTTTTACGACAATGCCGACGACCGGGTACTCTTCGAACTGAGAACGATGCTGCCACAGAGGGTTTCGGGGGAAACCCTGCTGCTCGACGATATTCTGCAGCGCAGGGTATATAAACGGGTAGTCACCATTCAGCCATATACGAAAAACGGAATGGACGAACGCTGGTTCGCCTATGCCTCGGACAATTCGTTCTGCCGGCAAAAAGAGCGGGAAATATGCGGTTTTCTCTCCAAACGCCATAACATGAACCTCAGCGGTCTGGAGGTATTGATCGACCCTCCGTCAAAAAAGGACATTTTCGATTACAACGATCTCAGAGAGCTGCGGGTTTACCCTACCCGATCGGAACACCTGCACTATTCGCTGCAGCTCTCTTCGGAGTACTGCCGTTTCGATGATTTCGACGAATCGGTCTTCCGTTCGGATTTTATTCTATCGTTCGAGCGTTACACTAAAAAATTCAGACTGCTCTGCAGGGAAAATATTATGGAAAAAGTATCCGAGTCGATGAACGGGGTAATGGAGATTCTGCAGTCGTGA
- a CDS encoding YtxH domain-containing protein: MEQQQQDKFYKGLFFGAALGAAAGTVMGLLFAPHKGTETQQIISGKVKHALDKASDYYESTEHDSAYSNDAKKRSQEIIDTARDEAKKILNEANNIIREIKGHAKPETN; encoded by the coding sequence ATGGAACAGCAGCAGCAGGACAAATTTTACAAGGGGCTTTTCTTCGGAGCCGCTCTGGGTGCCGCGGCAGGCACCGTTATGGGTCTGCTTTTCGCCCCGCACAAGGGTACCGAAACCCAACAGATCATTTCCGGCAAGGTGAAACATGCCCTTGACAAGGCTTCCGATTATTATGAAAGCACAGAGCATGACAGCGCATACAGCAACGATGCGAAAAAGCGCTCCCAGGAAATTATCGATACCGCCCGTGATGAAGCAAAAAAAATTCTCAATGAAGCGAACAACATCATCAGAGAGATCAAAGGTCATGCCAAACCGGAGACTAACTGA